The following coding sequences lie in one Helicoverpa armigera isolate CAAS_96S chromosome 8, ASM3070526v1, whole genome shotgun sequence genomic window:
- the Septin4 gene encoding septin-2 isoform X2: MTMERDRGERDYIGFATLPEQVHRKSVKRGFDFTLMVVGESGLGKSTLINSLFLGDLYRNRKIPDAHDRIEKTTTVEKKTMEIEERGVKLRLTIVDTPGFGDAINCEDSWRVCSAYIDEQFRQYFTDESGLNRRHMQDNRVHCCLYFVPPWAHSLRHVDLEMMRRLHRKVNIVVVIAKADSLTASEVKRLKSRILNDLEEHQIQVYQFPECDSDEDEEFKQQDRELKAAAPFAVVASDIVLEVGGKRVRGRQYPWGIVDVENPRHSDFTKLRTMLISTHMQDLKDVTQDVHYENFRAQCISQISQHAMRERGKLKRDSMGNNNEVVITDTDRLLLQKDEEIRRMQDMLTQMQEKLKASDKKHDSIIDV; encoded by the exons ACACTAATGGTAGTCGGGGAGTCCGGCCTGGGCAAGTCGACACTCATTAACAGCTTATTCTTAGGAGACCTCTACAGAAATAGGAAAATACCAGACGCTCATG ATAGAATAGAAAAGACAACTACAGTGGAAAAGAAAACTATGGAAATCGAAGAACGGGGGGTCAAGTTAAGATTGACTATTGTAGATACACCTGGATTTGGAGATGCCATCAACTGTGAAGACTCATGGAGAGTTTGTTCCGCTTACATCGATGAACAGTTTAGACAGTACTTTACTGATGAAAGTGGATTAAACCGACGTCACATGCAAGACAATCGAGTGCACTGCTGTCTCTATTTCGTTCCGCCCTGGGCCCATag CTTACGTCACGTAGACTTAGAAATGATGAGGAGGCTACACCGTAAAGTAAATATTGTCGTGGTGATAGCGAAAGCGGACTCTCTCACGGCATCCGAGGTGAAGCGGCTTAAATCGCGAATACTAAACGATTTGGAGGAACATCAAATTCAA GTGTACCAGTTTCCTGAATGTGACAGCGATGAAGATGAAGAGTTCAAACAACAAGACCGTGAGTTGAAAGCCGCGGCTCCGTTCGCTGTCGTCGCTTCAGATATTGTGTTAGAAGTAGGAGGCAAGCGAGTACGTGGCCGACAATACCCCTGGGGAATCGTCGATG TGGAGAACCCTCGGCACTCGGACTTCACGAAGCTGCGGACGATGTTGATCTCGACACACATGCAGGACCTGAAGGATGTCACGCAAGACGTCCACTACGAGAACTTCCGAGCGCAGTGCATCTCGCAGATATCTCAACACGCCATGCGGGAAAGAGG GAAACTGAAGAGAGATTCCATGGGGAACAACAACGAAGTAGTTATCACGGACACAGACAGATTGTTGCTACAGAAGGATGAAGAG ATTCGTCGTATGCAAGACATGTTGACGCAGATGCAAGAAAAACTCAAAGCTTCCGATAAAAAACATGACAGTATTATAGATGTATAG